The following proteins are co-located in the Chryseobacterium daecheongense genome:
- a CDS encoding ROK family protein — MSLIDLSKHVAIGIDIGGTNTKFGVVNHRGEVLEKGHLRTDEYEKVEDFIEALHEKVHPLIEKYGNEKNFDGIGVGAPNGNYYTGTIEQAPNLPWKGVVPFAELMTAKFNLPCTITNDANAAAYGEMLFGAARGMKDFIMITLGTGVGSGIVASGKLIYGHDGFAGELGHTIVKPGGRKHWSTGSEGSLEAYASATGIAITAKKMRAEFPESLLNQYPEEAINSKTVHECALKGDPIAIEVFRYTGQKLGEALANFVMFSSPEAILLFGGVIKAGDFILKPAKLHMERNLLSIFRNKVKLVFSELDEADAAILGASALVWEK; from the coding sequence ATGTCATTAATAGATTTATCAAAACATGTTGCCATAGGAATTGATATTGGTGGTACCAATACAAAGTTTGGAGTGGTAAACCACAGAGGAGAGGTCCTTGAAAAAGGGCATCTGAGAACGGATGAATATGAAAAGGTTGAAGATTTTATCGAAGCCCTGCATGAAAAGGTTCACCCTCTGATTGAAAAGTACGGCAATGAAAAAAATTTCGATGGCATTGGTGTAGGTGCTCCTAACGGGAACTATTACACCGGAACCATAGAGCAGGCTCCCAATCTTCCCTGGAAGGGAGTTGTTCCTTTTGCTGAATTAATGACAGCCAAATTCAATCTGCCTTGTACCATTACCAATGATGCTAATGCTGCAGCTTATGGTGAAATGCTTTTCGGAGCAGCAAGAGGAATGAAAGATTTTATCATGATCACTTTAGGGACAGGCGTAGGAAGCGGTATCGTGGCCAGTGGAAAGCTGATCTACGGACATGATGGTTTTGCCGGTGAACTCGGACATACCATTGTGAAACCGGGAGGAAGAAAGCATTGGAGTACCGGTTCTGAAGGAAGTCTTGAGGCGTATGCCTCCGCCACAGGAATTGCAATCACTGCTAAAAAAATGAGGGCTGAATTTCCTGAATCCCTGTTGAACCAGTATCCTGAAGAGGCGATCAATTCTAAAACGGTTCATGAATGTGCATTAAAAGGAGATCCTATTGCTATCGAAGTATTCAGATACACGGGACAGAAATTAGGGGAGGCATTGGCTAATTTTGTTATGTTCTCATCTCCTGAGGCGATTCTTTTATTTGGTGGAGTTATTAAAGCCGGAGATTTTATCCTGAAACCTGCAAAACTTCATATGGAAAGAAACCTTCTTTCGATTTTCAGAAATAAAGTTAAATTGGTTTTCAGCGAACTTGATGAAGCGGATGCTGCTATTTTGGGGGCAAGTGCCTTGGTTTGGGAAAAATAA
- the msrA gene encoding peptide-methionine (S)-S-oxide reductase MsrA, whose translation MDNNNLEQITFGGGCFWCVESCFNMLKGVKSAISGYSGGHKENPTYEEVCTGNTGHAEVVQITYDPKIISYEQLMDVFFFLHDPTQLNRQGNDIGTQYRSVIYYKDDAEKQKAEEAIRVSEASGRWSGEYVTELTKFDKFWPAEQYHQGYYNENPTQPYCSAVVGPKIQKFKKHFGELNMLNAE comes from the coding sequence ATGGATAACAATAATTTAGAACAGATTACTTTCGGCGGTGGATGCTTCTGGTGTGTAGAAAGCTGTTTCAACATGCTAAAGGGTGTAAAATCTGCAATTTCAGGCTATTCAGGAGGACATAAAGAGAATCCGACCTACGAAGAAGTATGTACAGGAAATACAGGTCATGCAGAAGTAGTACAGATCACTTATGATCCTAAGATCATTTCATACGAACAATTGATGGATGTATTCTTTTTCCTTCATGATCCTACACAGCTTAACAGGCAGGGAAATGACATCGGAACACAATACCGTTCTGTTATTTACTATAAAGATGATGCGGAAAAGCAAAAAGCAGAAGAAGCCATCAGGGTATCTGAAGCATCAGGGAGATGGTCCGGAGAATATGTTACCGAATTAACGAAATTCGATAAGTTCTGGCCTGCTGAGCAATACCACCAGGGGTATTACAATGAAAATCCTACACAACCTTATTGCAGTGCTGTGGTAGGCCCTAAAATTCAAAAATTCAAAAAACATTTCGGAGAACTGAACATGTTGAATGCTGAATAA
- a CDS encoding PepSY-associated TM helix domain-containing protein: MKKKHHHKKKPGFFKKWSAKLHLWFGLGIGFLIFIISITGALYVFKDEIENVTRKDVIYHNEQNIDQKQIMPIRVLEKSVTEQVKEKYPVHWVNIPVDKKMSYIFYWYEHNTDAWNYFDEYPVYKAAYVNPYTGKVLRTYDEKNGFFQIVKMIHWSFLLKQDWGKYLVGIPVIIFVIMLITGIVLWWPKNKAARKQRFSFKWKNIKSWKRKNYDLHNVLGFYASVFALIFSITGLFYAFFFVQAAIYVIFSGGSTVYPDFSHIKTKAPIEQRTETTLDKISNTVKEKYPDSFGFSIDLGHEHMDDHEHPNFEVYVKHLSYSYHKSSSLIFDENSGELLHTHDPKDKNFGEKVVGANYDIHVGSILGLPTKIIAFVVSLICASLPVTGFLVWWGRRKKKTPKTA, from the coding sequence ATGAAGAAGAAACATCACCATAAAAAAAAGCCCGGATTTTTTAAAAAGTGGTCTGCTAAACTGCATTTGTGGTTTGGACTGGGAATCGGCTTTTTAATTTTCATTATTTCCATCACCGGAGCATTATATGTTTTTAAGGATGAGATTGAAAACGTTACCCGAAAAGATGTTATCTATCATAACGAGCAAAATATAGATCAAAAACAGATCATGCCGATCAGGGTGCTGGAAAAATCAGTTACCGAACAGGTAAAAGAGAAATATCCTGTTCACTGGGTTAACATTCCTGTTGATAAGAAGATGTCATACATTTTCTATTGGTACGAACACAACACCGATGCCTGGAATTACTTTGACGAATATCCTGTCTATAAAGCGGCTTACGTAAATCCTTACACAGGAAAAGTTTTAAGAACGTATGACGAAAAAAACGGATTCTTCCAGATCGTAAAAATGATCCACTGGAGCTTTTTATTGAAACAGGACTGGGGAAAATACCTTGTTGGGATTCCCGTTATTATATTCGTCATCATGCTGATTACGGGGATCGTATTGTGGTGGCCTAAAAATAAAGCGGCGAGGAAACAACGTTTTTCTTTCAAATGGAAAAATATCAAAAGCTGGAAGAGAAAGAACTATGATCTTCACAATGTACTAGGTTTTTACGCCTCCGTTTTCGCTTTAATATTCTCTATTACCGGTTTATTTTATGCCTTCTTTTTTGTTCAGGCAGCAATCTATGTGATCTTTTCAGGAGGAAGTACCGTTTATCCTGATTTTTCCCATATCAAGACAAAGGCCCCGATAGAGCAGAGAACAGAAACCACACTCGATAAAATAAGCAATACTGTTAAAGAGAAATATCCGGATTCCTTTGGTTTTTCTATAGATCTCGGGCACGAACATATGGATGATCACGAGCATCCTAATTTTGAAGTATACGTAAAGCACCTATCCTATTCTTATCATAAAAGCAGCAGCTTAATTTTTGATGAAAACTCAGGTGAACTTCTTCACACTCACGATCCTAAAGACAAAAATTTCGGAGAAAAAGTAGTGGGAGCAAATTATGATATCCACGTCGGATCCATATTGGGGCTTCCTACAAAAATCATTGCCTTTGTTGTAAGTCTCATATGTGCCTCATTACCAGTGACTGGCTTCCTCGTATGGTGGGGAAGAAGAAAAAAGAAAACACCCAAAACGGCCTGA
- a CDS encoding TonB-dependent receptor, producing the protein MKKAFLSVACLGTVTAFAQVKDTLQTRNVEEVVLTASRKKENIKEVPSSITIVGEKQVQSQLTVNSDITSILQYTVPSLGPSSGQTSNSGQTLRGRQVLVLIDGVPQSTPLRNGARDIRSIDPSVIERIEVIKGASSIYGNGADGGIINYITKRSRADQKISGLSQIGITGQPYGGTLGFRASQLLSGKITDKFDYVASLAYERTGYLKDADGVNLSPTYSTAKMDNYNGMLKLGYNLTPNQRIEASYLGYASKSDLDLGLKTGKYGVTPTIGEGRGKNLETTPQGTPRNHNYKLSYDNKNLFEGTSLNVNLYYQDFRTVYGYSDTFLNGGQSNVISKKKGARINLDTQLWNTKNSQAEVIYGVDILNDQTVQKLEDGRYWTPDMDMTNIAPFALIKIDLLKKLTIKGGVRYENIKVKVGDFNTLSSIKNDGTFTKSIFVTGGDLKYNAFVGNIGVRYNIEDYINLFGSFSQAYSINELGRILRTSTEGTIQNLETKPIIVNNYELGATGQISKWINYEITSYVSTSKLGASFVQSPDRALTIQRSPEVVYGVEGFLHFTPTRWINFGGSYSWMEGITSIKNDGDYSAKINNSRISAPKVLAYVQVRPVKALSLGLDMLHAFKQDRFEPNTKTGLYAYGEGRVPDYTVFNFKSSYEVNNNWKVSLGIENLFNKLYQPSIAWWSARDSDFINSLGMRGTFMIEYKF; encoded by the coding sequence ATGAAAAAAGCTTTTTTATCAGTAGCATGCCTGGGAACAGTGACTGCTTTTGCACAAGTTAAAGATACACTACAAACCAGGAATGTTGAAGAAGTTGTACTTACGGCTTCAAGAAAAAAAGAAAATATCAAGGAAGTTCCTAGCTCTATTACCATTGTCGGGGAAAAGCAGGTACAATCTCAATTGACGGTTAATTCGGATATTACCAGTATCCTTCAATATACTGTTCCAAGTTTGGGACCAAGTTCGGGACAAACTTCCAATTCAGGACAAACCCTCCGAGGCCGCCAGGTATTGGTACTTATTGACGGGGTTCCACAGTCCACTCCACTTAGAAACGGAGCAAGGGATATAAGATCTATTGATCCGTCGGTTATTGAAAGGATCGAGGTTATTAAAGGTGCTTCGTCCATATATGGAAACGGAGCGGACGGAGGTATCATTAATTATATTACCAAAAGAAGCAGAGCGGATCAAAAGATTTCAGGTCTTTCACAGATCGGAATTACAGGTCAGCCTTATGGCGGGACATTAGGATTCAGGGCAAGCCAGCTTTTATCCGGAAAGATCACAGACAAATTTGATTATGTAGCTTCATTGGCTTACGAAAGAACGGGATACCTGAAGGATGCTGACGGTGTAAACCTCAGCCCTACCTACAGTACGGCAAAAATGGACAATTACAACGGAATGCTGAAACTGGGATATAACCTTACCCCTAATCAAAGAATTGAGGCTTCATATTTAGGATATGCTTCGAAATCAGATCTGGATTTAGGATTAAAAACCGGAAAATACGGAGTTACTCCAACAATCGGTGAAGGAAGGGGGAAAAATCTTGAAACTACTCCACAGGGAACACCAAGAAACCATAACTATAAATTAAGCTACGATAATAAAAACCTGTTTGAAGGGACATCATTGAATGTAAACCTTTATTATCAGGACTTCAGAACAGTGTATGGATACAGTGATACATTCCTGAACGGAGGGCAGTCCAACGTTATTTCCAAGAAAAAAGGTGCCCGTATTAATCTTGATACTCAATTGTGGAATACGAAAAACTCCCAGGCAGAAGTTATTTACGGAGTCGATATACTTAATGATCAAACCGTACAGAAGCTTGAAGATGGCCGTTACTGGACTCCGGACATGGACATGACCAACATTGCTCCTTTTGCACTTATTAAAATTGATCTTTTAAAAAAGCTTACCATTAAAGGAGGTGTCCGTTATGAGAATATAAAAGTTAAGGTAGGTGATTTCAATACTCTCTCATCCATTAAAAACGACGGCACATTCACAAAAAGTATTTTTGTTACCGGCGGAGACTTAAAGTACAACGCCTTTGTAGGAAACATTGGGGTGCGTTATAATATTGAAGATTATATCAATTTATTCGGAAGCTTTTCACAAGCCTATTCGATTAATGAACTGGGCAGGATCCTCAGGACATCTACGGAAGGAACTATACAAAACCTCGAAACCAAACCTATTATTGTTAACAATTATGAATTGGGAGCCACAGGTCAGATTTCCAAATGGATCAATTACGAAATTACATCTTATGTAAGTACTTCAAAATTAGGAGCTTCATTTGTTCAGAGCCCGGACCGTGCTTTAACCATTCAAAGGTCTCCCGAAGTAGTATATGGAGTAGAAGGATTTTTACATTTCACGCCTACCCGATGGATTAATTTCGGTGGAAGCTACAGCTGGATGGAAGGCATTACTTCTATAAAAAATGACGGGGATTATTCTGCAAAAATCAACAACAGCAGAATTTCTGCTCCGAAGGTCCTGGCTTATGTTCAGGTAAGGCCTGTGAAGGCACTATCTTTAGGACTTGATATGCTTCATGCCTTTAAACAGGACAGGTTCGAGCCTAATACAAAAACAGGATTATATGCTTACGGTGAAGGTCGGGTTCCGGATTACACTGTTTTCAATTTTAAGTCCAGCTATGAAGTCAATAATAACTGGAAAGTTTCTTTAGGAATAGAAAACCTTTTCAATAAACTCTACCAACCTTCTATCGCATGGTGGTCTGCAAGAGATAGTGACTTCATCAATTCTTTAGGGATGAGAGGAACTTTCATGATCGAATATAAATTTTAA
- a CDS encoding PepSY-associated TM helix domain-containing protein, with amino-acid sequence MRKKHHHKKKPSTTKKWSAQLHLWFGLSVGLIVFIVSLSGTLYVFKDEIQNIIRKDAIELKRETIREQPLPISLLREKVTLELNEKYPLSSVEIPMDKGKSYGFLYYKKGKKGWNYFQEVLINKQVFVNQYTGEILAVYDEKYDVFTILKYIHWSLLLKSDWGKYVVGIPVVLFIVMLITGIVLWWPQNKKARKGRFWFNWKNVKTWKRKNYDLHNVLGFYSSFIALLMAITGIYFTYPYVKNAFNFTLSGSFELPKEKQPKSPDSLLAKNNRVFDLAADETRKIYASSSSFRIPLNGKNKKGKELKNIPVTIYQQDGRYSERNVLIFDKYSGKLLANRPHQNLSAAEKYSNANYDIHTGSYFGLAGKIIWFIAGLICTSLPVTGFMVWWGKRKKQGKKI; translated from the coding sequence CATCCACTACAAAAAAGTGGTCTGCCCAGCTGCATTTGTGGTTCGGCTTATCTGTGGGTTTGATCGTATTCATTGTTTCCCTTTCCGGAACTTTATATGTTTTTAAGGATGAAATCCAGAATATAATCCGAAAAGATGCTATAGAACTCAAAAGAGAAACCATTCGGGAACAACCTTTACCAATTAGCCTTCTCCGTGAAAAAGTAACATTGGAACTTAACGAAAAATATCCTTTGAGTTCTGTTGAAATCCCAATGGATAAAGGAAAATCTTATGGTTTTTTATATTATAAAAAAGGGAAAAAGGGATGGAATTATTTTCAGGAAGTATTGATCAATAAGCAGGTTTTTGTTAATCAGTATACCGGTGAAATCCTGGCTGTTTATGATGAAAAATATGATGTCTTTACCATTTTAAAATATATTCACTGGAGTCTTCTTCTGAAATCGGATTGGGGAAAATATGTGGTGGGAATTCCGGTGGTTCTTTTTATTGTAATGCTGATCACAGGAATTGTATTATGGTGGCCTCAAAATAAAAAAGCAAGAAAAGGGCGCTTCTGGTTTAACTGGAAAAATGTAAAAACCTGGAAACGGAAAAACTATGACCTCCACAATGTTCTGGGGTTTTATTCCTCGTTTATTGCTTTACTTATGGCGATTACCGGTATTTACTTTACCTACCCTTACGTTAAAAATGCCTTCAATTTCACTTTATCCGGATCATTTGAACTTCCAAAAGAAAAGCAACCCAAGTCTCCGGATTCGCTACTGGCAAAAAACAATAGAGTTTTTGATCTGGCAGCCGATGAAACGAGAAAAATATATGCGTCTTCTTCAAGTTTCAGAATTCCTCTGAACGGAAAGAATAAAAAAGGAAAAGAACTGAAGAACATTCCGGTAACCATTTATCAGCAGGACGGAAGGTACAGCGAAAGAAATGTTCTCATATTCGATAAGTACTCCGGAAAACTATTGGCAAACCGACCTCATCAGAATTTATCTGCTGCAGAGAAATATTCCAATGCCAACTATGACATCCATACAGGTTCTTATTTCGGCCTGGCGGGAAAGATCATTTGGTTTATTGCAGGGCTTATCTGCACATCTTTACCTGTTACCGGATTTATGGTATGGTGGGGAAAAAGAAAGAAACAAGGGAAAAAAATATAA
- a CDS encoding RagB/SusD family nutrient uptake outer membrane protein, translating to MRSNFLNINKIILSIAALALMGCTNLDEKVIDEVLGSEVADPEAALAAAYSQLGEGTFVDHGSVFALQEYSTDEAILPTRGSDWGDGGKWRAMHEFTWDANSDVVKTTWNQLNFGITKSLTAISSANKSTGANKALFLAEAKGLLAYYTYTTIDLFGQAPYRDPDNINAPIVIRKADTTIDALITEVTGLIPNLADIKTQNTHAGRFTKQAAYALLADMYLNRAVLKNKTAGTFNFTEQAVNGGGNDMDKVIEYCNLLINNPNFSLESNYFHNFDINNDTSKEMIFTIVQKKIASSDKGSDNDLAYMSMERSQKPSPDNRGTNASCVTPEFYYSWNGNHDDPRFQRTYQYEDGTWFRNDGTDVSVPSTSKVEGTGKPWFHFNRGLQVGQQYGPKILQNGNFDMTADGRIKVFKLFTEKNTTLAADFTPELNFDNPSEAVFTQAQINRGVRNFKFEFDPGYGNNGTSGMDVPLYRLGTIYMMRAEAYFRNGNIAAALADVNKLRTSRTRESLYNNAPGVAIASLDANTLFKESGYELYWEMYRRKAMIRFGKFDLPGTAKSASQPYRRIFPIPQATLDASNDFTQNPGY from the coding sequence ATGAGATCTAATTTTTTAAATATTAATAAAATTATTTTATCCATTGCTGCATTGGCCTTAATGGGATGTACAAATCTGGATGAAAAAGTAATCGATGAGGTTCTGGGTTCTGAAGTTGCAGATCCAGAGGCTGCTTTGGCTGCTGCTTACAGCCAGCTTGGCGAAGGAACTTTTGTGGACCATGGAAGTGTTTTTGCTTTGCAGGAATATTCTACGGATGAAGCCATTCTTCCTACGAGAGGAAGTGACTGGGGAGACGGAGGAAAGTGGAGAGCTATGCACGAATTTACTTGGGATGCCAACAGTGACGTGGTTAAAACGACATGGAACCAGCTGAACTTCGGGATTACCAAATCTTTAACGGCAATATCGAGCGCTAACAAAAGTACAGGAGCCAATAAAGCATTATTTTTAGCAGAAGCAAAAGGATTATTGGCATATTATACTTATACAACCATCGATTTATTTGGACAAGCTCCTTACAGGGATCCGGATAATATCAATGCCCCGATTGTGATCAGAAAGGCAGATACTACAATTGATGCTTTAATCACTGAAGTAACAGGGCTTATTCCCAATTTAGCAGATATTAAAACTCAGAATACCCATGCAGGAAGGTTTACAAAGCAAGCCGCCTATGCACTTTTGGCAGATATGTACCTGAACAGGGCAGTTTTAAAAAACAAAACGGCAGGTACTTTCAATTTTACAGAGCAGGCTGTGAATGGGGGAGGAAATGATATGGATAAAGTGATTGAATATTGTAACTTATTGATTAATAATCCTAACTTTAGCTTAGAGTCTAATTATTTTCACAATTTTGATATCAATAATGATACGAGCAAGGAGATGATCTTTACTATTGTTCAGAAAAAAATAGCCAGTTCAGACAAGGGTTCGGATAACGATTTAGCGTATATGTCAATGGAAAGGAGCCAGAAGCCTTCACCGGATAACAGAGGAACAAATGCATCATGTGTCACTCCTGAATTCTATTACTCATGGAACGGGAATCATGATGACCCCCGTTTTCAAAGAACCTATCAATATGAAGACGGAACATGGTTCAGAAATGACGGAACTGATGTGAGCGTGCCTTCAACAAGTAAAGTGGAAGGAACAGGAAAACCATGGTTTCATTTTAACAGAGGACTGCAGGTGGGTCAGCAATATGGGCCTAAAATTCTTCAAAATGGAAATTTCGATATGACCGCAGATGGAAGAATTAAAGTGTTTAAGTTGTTTACAGAAAAAAACACAACGCTTGCTGCAGATTTTACTCCTGAACTAAATTTTGATAACCCTTCTGAGGCTGTATTTACGCAGGCGCAGATCAACAGAGGAGTAAGAAATTTTAAATTTGAATTTGATCCGGGCTATGGAAACAACGGAACAAGCGGAATGGACGTCCCATTATACAGATTGGGAACAATCTATATGATGCGTGCAGAAGCCTATTTCAGAAATGGAAATATAGCAGCAGCGTTAGCCGATGTTAATAAATTAAGAACCAGCAGGACCCGCGAATCTTTATACAATAATGCTCCGGGTGTTGCGATTGCTTCTCTTGATGCAAATACTTTATTTAAAGAGTCCGGCTATGAACTGTATTGGGAGATGTACAGAAGGAAAGCGATGATAAGATTTGGGAAATTCGATCTTCCGGGAACGGCTAAGTCAGCGTCCCAACCTTACAGAAGAATTTTCCCGATTCCTCAGGCAACACTTGATGCATCAAATGATTTTACACAGAATCCGGGTTACTAG
- a CDS encoding TonB-dependent receptor: MYHKINFFKFKKLIPIALIFLVANQANAEGFTTISPVYSQVNETISGVVLDQEGSPVEGAKIMVAETGATAISDASGNFSISATIGQTLSVSYDGYEVQKIKIDGTSVSVRLKSKKAATSIEEVTLVGYGSQKKSDLTGAVSQLKAENFKEGMNISVDNLMQGKIAGVRIVQSSGEPGAGVNVSIRGIGSIRSGSTPLFVVDGVPLSNDAVSATSPNVGLGNAQAKNPLNFLNTSDIESITVLKDASAAAIYGARGSNGVVLVTTKRGKRGEPMFTYDTYLGFSSVIKKLDLLTADQYRAAGVDKLYDHGGNTDWQDEIYRNAVSQNHSVSFSKATETGNYFASISHMDQDGIVLNSGFKRTTARLNAEESFFDNKRLKVKVNLTASDIRETGIPNGGNAGSDGQVIIHALMANPTRSVYDQNGNFTNFNMNAHYNPLYLLSVYNDKTNTFRVLGNTEATLRILPGLNYKFNLGIDKTMSERNTTMYPNITDRTPKGMYVQANLDSYNILLEHYLTYDLSLNKHNFSLLGGFSYQKFKSTGTYFGVKDIAAQGAGIAPEINPGYSGTAFIPGAGYAQENELQSYFGRVNYNFDKKYLLTASLRADGSTRFGKNNKYGYFPSFAVGWTVSNENFLKDSQIINELKLRGSWGQTGNQEVPNKITQASSSLTQAAGYYLYDNLNLINGVAINRTVNPDLKWEVVEQTNIGTDFSLWKNKLYGSLEYYHKTTKDPILNIPSRPLSPTSTVWKNVDAQIVNKGFEFSLGSEIIKNENFTWNLDVNGATVNNVVKNLPVSAIYSGEVSGPGLSGVTANIYKNGYEAGSFYMLNYLGVDANGKYIYEDINGDGRIDQNDRKIFEGAIPNFTFGINSYMKYKRFDFAFSFIGQTGGYLVNNTALDLNINNLASDRNVLKNFYDSGASFTNQPQLSSLYLEKSDFLRLNNVRLGYTFDMGQLKFLKSINLYVSAQNLFTITSYSGYDPLVDTNKQVGGNQSLGIDYTTYPSAKTFILGATVKF; this comes from the coding sequence ATGTACCACAAAATTAATTTTTTTAAATTTAAAAAGCTAATTCCAATAGCGTTAATCTTTCTGGTGGCCAATCAGGCCAATGCAGAGGGGTTTACGACCATTAGCCCTGTTTACTCGCAGGTAAATGAGACGATTTCCGGAGTTGTTCTGGATCAGGAAGGATCACCGGTTGAGGGGGCAAAAATTATGGTTGCAGAAACGGGAGCTACAGCCATCTCAGATGCTTCAGGAAATTTTAGCATTTCTGCTACTATCGGACAAACATTATCAGTCTCTTATGACGGTTATGAAGTTCAGAAGATAAAGATCGACGGAACTTCTGTTTCTGTACGGCTAAAATCCAAAAAAGCAGCAACTTCTATCGAAGAGGTAACTTTAGTAGGTTATGGATCCCAGAAAAAATCTGATTTAACAGGAGCTGTCAGCCAGTTGAAGGCTGAAAACTTCAAAGAAGGAATGAACATTTCTGTGGATAACCTGATGCAGGGAAAGATTGCCGGTGTTCGTATAGTTCAGTCAAGCGGTGAACCGGGGGCCGGAGTGAACGTATCTATTCGTGGGATCGGTTCAATAAGGAGTGGTAGTACTCCTTTATTTGTTGTAGATGGTGTTCCTTTAAGTAATGATGCGGTGAGTGCAACAAGCCCGAATGTAGGTTTAGGAAATGCACAGGCAAAAAATCCATTAAACTTTCTGAATACCAGTGATATCGAATCAATCACCGTCTTAAAAGATGCTTCGGCTGCTGCCATTTATGGAGCCCGGGGATCGAATGGAGTTGTTTTGGTCACCACGAAAAGAGGAAAGAGAGGAGAACCTATGTTTACCTATGATACCTATCTTGGTTTTTCTTCTGTTATTAAGAAGCTGGATCTGCTAACGGCAGATCAGTACAGAGCTGCCGGAGTTGATAAGCTTTATGATCACGGAGGAAATACGGATTGGCAGGATGAGATCTATAGAAACGCGGTGTCTCAGAATCACTCGGTATCATTTTCAAAAGCTACGGAAACAGGAAATTATTTTGCTTCCATTTCTCACATGGATCAGGACGGTATTGTTCTCAACAGTGGTTTTAAAAGAACAACTGCCCGTCTGAATGCAGAAGAGTCTTTTTTTGACAATAAAAGGCTAAAGGTTAAAGTAAACCTTACGGCAAGTGACATCAGGGAAACAGGAATCCCGAACGGAGGTAATGCAGGATCGGATGGTCAAGTCATTATTCATGCCCTGATGGCGAACCCAACCCGTTCTGTTTATGATCAAAACGGGAACTTCACTAATTTTAATATGAACGCTCATTATAATCCATTATATCTGTTAAGTGTTTATAATGACAAGACCAATACCTTCAGGGTTTTGGGAAATACAGAGGCAACTTTAAGGATCTTGCCGGGATTGAATTATAAATTCAATTTAGGGATCGATAAAACAATGTCGGAGAGAAACACCACTATGTATCCGAATATTACCGACAGAACTCCCAAAGGAATGTATGTTCAGGCCAATCTTGATTCTTATAATATTCTGTTGGAACATTACTTAACCTATGATCTTAGTTTAAATAAGCATAATTTCAGTTTGCTGGGAGGTTTTTCATATCAGAAATTCAAATCTACAGGAACTTATTTCGGAGTAAAGGATATTGCTGCTCAGGGAGCGGGAATTGCACCGGAAATTAATCCGGGATATTCAGGAACGGCATTTATTCCCGGAGCGGGATATGCGCAGGAAAATGAATTGCAGTCCTATTTCGGAAGGGTAAATTATAATTTTGATAAAAAGTATTTACTAACAGCTTCATTACGAGCAGACGGTTCCACTCGTTTTGGTAAAAATAATAAATACGGATATTTCCCTTCATTTGCGGTGGGGTGGACGGTTTCCAATGAAAATTTCTTAAAGGACTCTCAGATCATCAATGAATTAAAATTAAGAGGTAGCTGGGGACAAACCGGTAACCAGGAAGTTCCGAACAAAATTACACAAGCGAGTTCTTCATTAACACAAGCTGCGGGATATTATCTGTATGATAACTTAAATCTGATCAACGGAGTGGCCATCAATAGAACGGTAAATCCTGACCTGAAATGGGAAGTTGTGGAGCAGACCAATATTGGGACAGATTTCAGTCTATGGAAAAATAAATTGTACGGATCATTGGAATATTATCATAAGACGACGAAAGATCCTATTTTAAATATTCCTTCAAGACCTTTGAGCCCAACAAGCACTGTTTGGAAGAATGTTGATGCACAGATTGTCAATAAAGGTTTTGAATTCAGCTTAGGTTCAGAGATCATCAAAAATGAAAATTTTACATGGAACCTTGATGTGAACGGGGCGACAGTGAACAATGTTGTAAAAAATCTTCCGGTATCAGCGATTTACTCCGGTGAAGTTTCGGGACCGGGGCTTTCCGGGGTAACGGCGAATATTTACAAAAACGGGTATGAGGCGGGTTCTTTCTATATGTTGAATTATCTCGGTGTTGATGCCAACGGAAAATATATCTATGAAGATATTAACGGAGACGGAAGAATCGATCAGAATGACAGAAAAATTTTCGAAGGAGCTATACCCAATTTTACCTTCGGGATCAATTCTTATATGAAATACAAGCGATTTGATTTTGCATTCTCTTTCATCGGACAAACCGGAGGCTATCTCGTTAATAATACGGCGCTTGACCTGAATATCAATAACCTAGCCTCAGACAGGAATGTTTTGAAAAATTTCTACGATTCGGGAGCAAGTTTCACCAATCAGCCCCAACTGTCCTCTTTGTATCTTGAAAAATCCGATTTCCTTCGTTTGAACAACGTAAGGCTAGGATATACTTTCGACATGGGACAACTGAAATTTTTAAAGAGCATTAATCTCTACGTAAGCGCACAAAATTTATTTACCATCACCAGTTATTCGGGATATGATCCTCTTGTTGATACGAACAAACAAGTAGGAGGGAACCAGTCTCTGGGAATCGACTATACAACATATCCGTCTGCCAAAACATTCATTTTGGGGGCAACTGTTAAATTTTAA